The genomic interval TTCCTGAGTGGTTTTGAGCGACTTAGTGATGCTGTCCAGTTGGACACGACCAGAGAGCAGGCTCTCCTCGAGCATGACCTCCTCGTCCTGCAGCCGGCTCAGGTCCGTCTTGGTGCGGCTCAGTTCATCCTCCTGGCTCCGGAGGTCGGTCTCCTGAGAGCGGATCTGGTTCTGCAGGGACGAGATCTGGAGGGGgaaagcagaaaacaaaaaaggggaATCGGGTATTATATTTGCAGCCTCAACAATTGCGTAGTAGTTTAACAGCTCTACATTTAATGTGCTTATTCATATCCGACCTGGGGTTTCGTATTAGGAAGGATCAAAGCagcaatatttaaaagtttgttCTCAGCAGGatgcaagaaaaacacaaaagttgGCATAGTAGCAAGATGGCGGTCCAAAATATACTCTTTACTTAATTGTCTAAACAAACCAGGAATGCAATGCTTCACCTCCTAATGTGCATGTGATCTTCCCATAAAACTAAGTAAGCAAAACATCAGCAGCTACAGTATTTCAGAACACTTAATCCCTTTGATAAAAGTAATAAAGATGCAGCCTTTTCCTTGAAACAAACCTCGACCTCAACTGACATCTGCTTGATATCTGGTACCCAGATATACCTGAAAGCATCATCTGCTTAGCACATAGATTACACCACAACCAGATGACAAATGCACGAGCATTGTATCACCAGAAGCACGAAACAAAATATAACAGCATTTCATATTGTAATATATGCATGACGCTAAGTCTAACCATCTGGGACTCTTCCTGGCACTTCTGCTTGACGTCGTTGAGCATCCCCTCCAGCTTGGAGCGCTGCTGGTCCATCTCCTCCAGACGTTCCTGGGCATCCTGCTTCTGCGAATCCAGgtcctgcaggctgctgcttTCCCTGTCCAATCCATTCTGCATGTCCTGAGggtccgacacacacacacacacacacacacacacacacacacacacacacacacacacacacacacacacacacacacacacacacacacacacacacacacacacacacacacacacacacacacacacacacacacacacacacacacacacacacacacacacacacacacacacacacacacacacacacacacacacacacacgattcatAAGTTTACTTATTTGTATACACTATGCATTTTATatcatatacaaacatacatctAGCTGTGCTTTGTATCGTTTCCAGGCACTAAGACTTATAGTCTCTCGTGAGTTACTATCTCGCTGATATTTTAACCTTTAACAGACGACttgaacattatttttggcTTACCTGAACTTCACTATTTTGCTGTCGGATGGTTTCCTCCTTTTCCCTGATCTCTTGCTCCAGAATGAATTTCTCTCTGTAGATCAACAACATGGGAGACGAGCAAGTTCAgtaacaaaatgtgttattacttCCGACCAAAGCCTATGTTGGCAAAACATAATGCGTAAAAAGAACAAATTGTGACATTTGGAAATAATCTTTAGTCTTTTTACACATGCTTGACAGATGGAgtctgttgctgttgctgtaaATATGCTCTCACTGGACAAAGCAAGGGCTCCATGGTGACATTACTTTCTTAACTAATTCTCTCttggaataaaaacaatctaATAAGAGCATCTTGTGAAATAAAGcattatttgattttaaaaatatatatatatatatccaagaGTTTAAAACAGTTTGAACCTGAAAATCACTTCAATACAACCCATCCTCCTTTttctgagaggaagagaaacaaagcTCTCCTCCTGCTACTCAGGGGCTCACCTCTGCAGCTGAGCTATTTCCTGGCTGAGGTCATCCAGCTCTTTGATGCCTGTCAGCTCGGCCGACCCCGTGGAGCTGGTGCTGTCCTGAggccagagacagagacggacgagttagagggggggggggagagagagagaaagagagttggGTTAGAAGAAGTACGATGGCTAAAGTGAGGGTGACAGAAGGTGAGAACAAAAGACGACAAGAGCGACTTACGGCAGGTAGGACAAGGAAATGGACGTGAAAAAGAGGGGACAAGGAATGTTCAAATAGGCAAAGGGgacaaaaaggaagaaagagagcagcGAGGACATGATGAATGGTACGCGGAGGAGCTCCCTGCTGATGtttgtaacaaaacaaaagacacaggaAGGAAATACAAACACCTTGCACAGCTAGGGAGGGGACAAGAGATCCAAACAATACATGAATGAGGAGAAATGCAATTTAACACTATGGTGAAATATggctatatatctatatctattcaAAATATCAAGCCTTTGACAAATTTGTGTCCCAGAATCCTCTCTTTTTACGAGCACTCGAATCATTGGTCCAACATGTGCTACACCTAAAGCGTTCCCCCCGTaagtctttcttttgtttttgtttcatattcAACCTCAAAAAGGAACTGTGTAATTGCGGAATCTGTGTAAAATAGCTATTTGTTTGCAATGATAGTAGTTCTGTAAGAGTTACAAAATATtatgtatctgtagtgtatttctttaaatgctCTTGCTTAATTGATTTTACGCCATTTATGACCTCAAACTGTtcataacaaacacaaaagaccGTTTCTTTGATGTAGAAAGCTCAACTAGAGTTACATGTTAGTCAAATCTAAACCTGCACATTTTAGGAAGTTTATCCAAATAAATTGTTCATGTGTCCATTGACCATAactgtgaaaagaaagaaatcaagcaAAACTTGAATATAGACCGACACAAAAATGCTTCTTAAAGAGATcttaaagagaaacaaaaagagaaaatgccTCTTTAATCATTGGTTGGCCAACGCAggatattatatattcataaacAACTAGTAACACAACGTGACACTACTTGTTTGACTACAACAACATACATAATAAGTAACTATACTGTAGCTGGACATTGGTTGCTGTGAGAGACCATTGATGAACCTGTTGTTCGCTTTTAGCACAGTTGAGGTTTTGAAAAGAGACATTTGGGGAAAATCCAAGGCATAACAAATATGttgcaaagagaaaacaagagctAATACATTCTGTGGTCCCCTTTGTTGGGAAACACTATTTGGGGAAATGAATACATAATACAAGTAACATGGTCCTGTGTGCACCCAGTGCTTCAGACTGACACAGAGAGTTTGACAGAACAATAGCGCCACCTTGTGAAACAAAGCTCAACTACTTACTCTGCGCATATTAGCTAGTGTAGCAAGTTCAGGTCTGACAGCTGACATAAGCCCCGCATAGATCTGTTAGACGGGATAGAAGAGAGAccaaaaaagcaaaagcataAAGAACAGTTTTGCGAGGCAAGCCTGAAAAGCCAGAAAGCAGaactctgcatttaaaatgcataTAGTAGCATGAAAACATAGACCCTTGAGGTacagatgagagaaaaaaacaattggCTTTGAaagaatatgaaaatatgaagcAGGGGTTGAAGTGGGCTAAAGTCAGGACTCACAGTGCTCGCCGCTGAAGCTGCAGTCCTTTCTGATGGGGGAATCATGTCCGTGGTTAGAGTGGAGGGAGGGTCTACGCCTTTAGTGACCTTCTGCTGGATCAGGTACAGGGCCAGAGAGAACTGCTCCCGGGTCAGCTTGCCAGTCTGTTTAGTGTCAGCGAGTCCCCtgcagaaaggaggagagactTCCCtcaaaacatatacagtaaacTTCCTGAGAAATAATACCCAACGTCCCCTGATTAAAAATATCCTCTGTACGGTCAACATTTTCTAATGTCCAGTTTACACTGCCATGATATagcacacatttctttcttatgTTGCACCAATCTTCtggagaaaatgtaatgtttcaaaCTGTCCACCAGGTGGAGCTacagagttacacctggtgaGACTAGCTCCTCATACACTAGGTGAAttatcttgtgtgtttgtgaaagtaATGagtaaaacatctttaaataaatatgatctAATCTACTCATACAGAATTAGTGATTTGGgacaataaatacttttaattggGACTAGCTCCTTTTTGGGCTTCAGGAATTTAAGTTTGATTTAAGTTTGAGAAGTATATTTCCCCGAAACACCcttcttttgtttgatttgcTATTTCCATATTTTTTCCTTAAATGAGACACCCCCCCCCATGTTCATTTTTTGTGTTCTATATTAAAATCAACATTCTGTAAAAGTATCTTACTAAAAATGTGAACTGCTGCTGTAATGTGATCTAAAATAAAGATCTAAACTGAACGGAGCTGATATGCTGGTCTCACCATATCTGTGCCAACATAGTCTGGGAGAGACTGGACTGCATGAAGATCTCTATGACCTCAGTTCCGTTAACGAGGCCGTCATTGTCGCTGTCTGCTTTCTTGAAGATCTCATCATATCGCTCCCTGTCAGCCAACGGTACCACCCAGTTCACCACCGGCTGGAATAAACAAAAGGCgacatttaagtcattttagATGATCTGCCAAAACCTCAGGagcaattgtttttttaataacaggTGGTATTTATGTGTTATACTGGTTAAAAGTAAACATAGCCAAGAGTCCTCACAGTTTACCACACATAGGATGATGATTTGTCACTGACTTAtcacacattcaaataaaaaggaCAGAAATCATGTAAAAGTTTAAATTCAAGCTACTGTAACTAAATGAGTGACTGTAACAAGTAATGCAAGTAAACTGCACACATGTAAGAAATCTGGTATGAGCACTCTAACTTTTTGCCTTGGGTAAGTTAAacagaaaaaagacatttgaggaaatgGCAAGTAAACTAGCAAGGAGAAAAGAACAGGAATGAGATaacaggaaaaaggaaaaaaagataaCATCACAACAAGTGTCACGACTTGGCTGGGGAACAAGTCCCCGAAAGGACATACAGAGTGCATCCTGGTACCTGGAGAGATGCTACTTCACCTCCTGGGCACCGGACCCCtcacactgtatatatgtgtgtaatagCTGctcactgctcctaatactaatATGCATTAAATGCAGAGTTTAAATTTCACTgggtgtgctgtgctgtgctgtgtgactcaaaatcctccatttttATCATGGTACAAGTTAGTACAGATTCTCActtctttttcctttcaaggaaaCCTGTTTCTGCATAAGTCACGGGTGAAATAAGGCCTGCAGCTAGAACaaggcagagaggaaaacacTAGCCTGTGCCCAATGCTCAAAACAATGTGGCAAAACAGGTACACCCATTTGCAACAGAAAATTGTTGATACATGAAACGCTGGTTTACGGGCACTTCCCTTGTGACTCTTACCGAGGGAGGAGCAAGGAAAACTATATACATATTTTGACATTTCCAAGTCAATACATGACACGGCACCTAGTGCAACAGATGAAGCATGCTACAAATTCAGTGAGGCAGCTGTGTGAAACTACCCAAGCTAACAGGCATGACACCCTTTGAATCAGCTAGTTTTTATGTAGAAAGTAGTGCTTCAACTTTCAGTAGAAATGTATGTGAAAATATGATCATATCATGTTATAATTTCACAAAAGTCTGTAGTCTAAATGAATTATTTGGAGTGAATTGCATTTCAAagctaataaatgttttttgttttacatgaatGAGGAGTTGTTGGATGTAACAAAGAAAAGTAGATCTGCAGTATATCATTGCACTAAACATTAGTTTGATTATTGTATGTGTGATTTTTTCTAGTTTCTTTAAGGGATGTATAAAAATATAGGAAATACAAATCCATGCAGTGATGAGGTCGCTACGCCTACATCAACACCTCAAGAGAAACGCAAGGGAGTTGACATACCGGTGAGCTGGATTTAAAGGAGTGTTTTGGAGAGAGGTTGACAGTACTGGTGCTGAAGGGAGAAGCGCTGACCAGAGGAGGAGTGCTTCGCAGGGACTCTTTGAGAGAAGCTGGACCAGCCATAAAACCGGACAGAGCGGGCAGCACAGCCACAGCACCTGGCAGCGTGCCTGCAGACTTTTTCCTTTTAGAAGGGGGGATGAGGGATGTGGGTAAGGCAGTTGGGACAGGCTCACTATCCATGGCACGATACACAAGATGCATGGCCTAGAAAATGGGAAATCAGGACATTTATTATTCTTCAAAAAAAGTTTGATTTCAAAAACAATTAAGTATTAGATCCCAAGAATTCCTCTGGAGTGAGAGTAAAACTTCAAATAAAAGTCACCAGCTCACCACTGTGAACTCATCTTTGTCCAAGTGTCCATCTTTGTCCACATCACTTAGGTCCCAAATCTACAGAAACATTAAGTGAATGCCAAAATGAACCATCTTTAGCTGCTTTGATTTGCAATATCAGGAAAAACTGTGACAGTGTTATGCGTTACATCACTCCAACATGTAATATCACCTTTCCTAACGCATCCAGAGGTAGCTTGGAGTTGATCAAAACTGGCCTGACTTTATCGCCAGGGAGGAGACCATTTAGAGGGCACAGACTCTCAAAAATGCCCTCAAACATCCCTTTTTCATCAGGCTAGGAAGGAAGATGAACTAAGTTTAAGTGACAAGTTTGATTTTAACAAGAATGTTCTGTGACAAATGGTATTAACTCACCCTAATTGCCCACTGCGAGTCAGGTCCCGTTgttgaaacatttaataatggGCTGTTTGTATCtttctgtaaaaaataaaaggataaCAAGATATAAACAAGCAGAGCAGGCGaaccagtaaaaatatataaatgaagttAGGGATGTaatttcctcctttttaacgacaggatgaacaaattggtgaaaggtggtcttaaactgacacctcaaataacccccGCGCTCTAAACCATCatcccccattcttctcccccctGCCAGATATCCCCCGCACCTCCCCCTCGGCTTATATTAAAAGCACActcatggacactcaaggacatcaTCAAACTGGTCACCAAACTGTTCTAATATGTCATGCCGTTCTTGTCTTGATtactaccagactaaataatcagcgTTCAGTACGCACTAcgtctggttatcttagatcTATCAGTACACAACCAGGACCGtcattactggtgtggcaacactgactgagacgtgtcctccaaactataaacactatcaggcagtcaggcaaaataagaaaggtggagggattgcggctatcttatcagcgtcgcttgtatgtaatgacattgacctgggtgaaaTGTCACTTGCTaatgagctcaaagcagaactatctttgctcatcattgtacaggccaccaaaatattcaacaccatttctacaggaattctcagagctgatttcgctcagcatcactagatgtgaaagaataatcctgcatggagacctaaatatttacgtaaataagaagaatgatcccaagactattgaacttgaaaagttactagacagctacgatctaaaacaaaatatcaatgaacccactcatcagcatggtaacacactagacttagtgataacgacgaggctggacatcgataaggtctcagtaatcaaattaccaatatctgaccatcactgtgtgttttttgacgctaacctaatcttaacaaagaccaaaagagagacagtggtcaaaaaaagaacacaagatgacacagcagaggaaacattctctaacatcatgagatcatgtgagccatgctcagactgcgtcttaaatctcatggttgaaaatctaaacaacaccttgtcatctactctggatactgttgctccattaaaaggtcaaaaagaaaatcgactgacagaatctccccatggttaccTGAGATCAAACAGactgttaccacgggaacaagaggaagtttctctgataaatggatttgcatgttctttacacaattagtagaaaagtgaaagattaaagaatattattggagaaaaactggctttaacagatagatttcatgaaacttaacaaactggggtttgtttatgaagcgggctttaaacctagattttgccaaaagaatctggactcataGAGACGTCTgtgacgctgtaaacgtaaaaagTACGAAGACTACCACGAATGGGTAGCAAAgagagtaaaccagttgaagggccacaggggcccattgttgatctcatgcttttaaaatatggctctgatagtttaaaaacatttacaagaatggtgtgatgaatggggtttcccggcaggagggtcgttaagtacggcacagatagagaaactaggcatgatttccaatgttattttaattctgctattttatgttattttaattctgctattttatactatttttataaaaggtacttcagactcatttacatctacactgtgattattgtactgtaaatgctcttattctgtctaatgttttactaatttttatgtttttgctgtgaagcactttgggctgcaattcttgtatgaaaggtgctatacaaataaagcttattattagtattattattattaatattaatattaataataataaaattgtcCCTTCCTGAGACATTCAATGTCCATTAATTTCTCATATGAGCAACAAAAGTAGTTTTTCTCCACCAAGTGTGTTCTTTACCACAacattacctccaccaaggaggtaatgtttttggtttggtttgtggGTTTGttagcaggattacggaaaaaaacattttcatgaagtttggtggaagggtgtagcgtgggccaaagaagaacccaaTACATTTTGGCCATCACATTTAGGAGCGGATCAgaatcacggggcagatacaagaattatgtttaatttatggaaacggccttgccGGAGGTCCGCtctctctgagtgcccttctagttagATATTACAATTGTCAGGAGAGTAATTTCATTACTTACAAATTTGGGGGCAGCTAAATTTTGGTTGAGGTTGTTAAGGCTGATATCATTTCCACCCTGTGCCGAGGCCACAAGTCTCACAGCAATGAAGAAACCCTACgaaagaggaagaaagcaaGTCAAATCCGgtattttatacacacacatcagcatcaCCAATCACAGCAAATGTACAGAGAAATTCAGTGTTACCCGTCTATCCAAATAGCCTTTTCTTTCTGAATCCGCCAAATCCCAAAtctaaaaaacattacaataaaaaaaacatttagatgcTATTAATCGATTAtacaagtgtgtttttgtgtgtgcatgtatgcgAGTTTGTAACCCACCTTCCCCAATGTACTGTCTGACAGCCCTGACTTCTTAAGAAACTGAGCTGCATCTCCAGCCGATATTTTTCCCGTGTTTCCTGGATCCAGCTAAAAAGAaccaataacaaaacaataagaagATACAGCAGATATGACTGTATTCATCAATTGATTTAATATGACAGATAATATTCAGCTGAATGAAAACTTGAAGAGCTGTAGTGGAAATCCAAGCAGTAACCCCGACCTTACCTGTCTATAATAGTTCTCATAGGCTGGGTTTCCACTTGTTAACTGCAGAAGCAGGGGGAGACACATATAACACCGGTAAGTTACAAATGAGACTgtcagcacatacacacaattaaTATTTTAGACAGCTAAAAATAGCTAAAACGTTAGTAGACTGTAGCTACATCACTCAGTTTGTCCGTAAGAGGTACACGTAGATAAACACAGCTGTGgtcgctaacgttagctaactaactaaaggtttgtttgtgttcagttttAGGTAACGTTACTAGCTAGTTAGCCATATTTTTATCTTCACCAGTGACGTTATCATCCTTGCTGCTAACGTTACTACTTTCCTTTGCTTCCTTGTTATGTTCAAACGTACAGGAACTTTGCTATCCTTACTACCTAGCTAACCATGTCAACTTAGTTGACAACGAAAGGTTGCTTATACGGTTCCACTGACCAATGTTATTCACAGCTTGTACAGTAATAATGCAGTTAGATCATACAAGACTGTCACTGTCTCTTGATTATGATCCATAATGACATTTGAGACTTTTCTTTAGCTATTTGAGAGTTGTTACCTGACTAAGAGTCATGAACGCCGCCATATTTCCTGGTGTCTCGTGAGTGCGCAAACGCCCCTTAACCGAACGGGCACGAGCGGCGGCAGATCGGAGGGGGTCCTGGTTCCGGTGGGTGTACAGTCTCAGTCACCGCACCATGGGCACTGGCCTTGCTAAAACTGTAACCTACTGACCGCTCCTGACGCTCATGAGAGGGATCAGGGTTGGGGAAATATATTGGTACAGTCATAAACTCTGACTGGATAAATCACGCCCTGATGGACAAATCATGACAATGACTAGGCACAAGTATGACGActtgaatttaaaaaaggcatGGAGAATATCAGACAAATATTGTAACATATTATCAATAACAATTTCAATATGTTACATATATAGGTGTTTAATCGTACAtagaatatataatgtaaagCACGTTCCAGTAAGGTTTTAACTGAACATTGATTATTCGTGTGATGCATGTGttttaaacaaagacacaaactttCACTTATTTTCCATTGTATTGATGATGTATGATTGATAAGCAACACTTTCTATCTGgaaatacgttttttttttaagatctCGTagagaatacacacatataatataatacaaaacgttatcaaataaaatgtacaattattCATAGAAATATATGCACAAACAGTCATTTCTTAATCACTAGGTATAGATAagaacaaaaaagaacaaaaataagggccataaatcaaaacaagaaacaagcTTTTTCTCCACAAATCTTTACTAATTTACTTGagtacacttttttttaaagtgatcaTTTGAAATAATTTATGAACCAACTAGAGGGGTTACTATTTCTCCACTTGCTACAATGAATATGATATTTACTCATAAGAATAATCATATTAATCAGGtcagaaaaataaacagaaattaaatgattcatataaaaagaaaaaagaaattctaAAAGTCAGAATATCATTTACCCAAAATCTTTTCCCAACCCACTGTTGTTCAGATTTCAAAAatgtctattttctttttttatagacTTATATGGTGTTGCTCAAAGTTTATGCCAACTTCGTACTATAAACTAGAATTACCCCCTTGTGGTTGAATGCCACTGCCAACTGGTCGAGttgctttttacatttacatccatgtctgtccaaaaagTCTTCCTAATTTTATGGTAGACatctgtgtgaaattgtcataaaacaaaagaacatgGCTTCCAACAAAGATAAAGGTCATTTCTAAATGTAGAATGCTGATGAAACATCTATCCATTTATTCtttgtgtaaaatatttattattttaagatCTAAATTATGCTCACATTTTCATTACTTTaagaattattttaatataagttttatttgaatcccttattttctaatatttatatacttGTTGAGTtctcctgtaatgttgtgtactCGTTAGTCCAACACAGAATGGTTAAGTCGGGTAATAATGAGAACATAATTTCATTATACATATGCAGCACAGAATATGACCAGGCAATAGGGTTAtaatcttttaataaaaactttGGTATCAATAACATTCTGGCCAATAAAAATAAGTGTGACCTTTAGTGATGTCATGAGTCACACCAGGGGCCCACCATCCGTTTCTCCAGACTGTCAGGATTTAATTCAGGTTCCATCACATTACCACGaagaaataaatgcatttcaatGTAGAAAAACCATTTCATTGTGCCCTTAGATGAAGATTAATTTAAGTCTGAACACTCCATTCAATTATGCCTTAAAGAGTGTGGAAAGGAAAGTAAAAAGTCAGTGCCACAGACAAGAAATACGTTGCATAACAATCTCGATTGCTGTCTgtattttgtgatttgttttgcaGTTAAATCTTACTGGTTTATGCATTTTATGTTCAGACGTGTGCATTGTTTGTTTCACCAGGTTGTAAGAGGAATGTTCCTCCAGGGACACATCTGAATGGCTTATTCTCTGCAAATCTcaaattgtcattttttatCACAGCTTCTGTGAAACCTGTACAAGGGAATCtgcatataaaataagaagtgAGAATCAAGAAAACATTGGATGTCAGTGCCTCCTTATTATCTGTTATTACAAAATGAAGAATGGACTTTGTAGATGGAAAACCTTAAGATTAAATCCAGCACTTCAGGGGCAACAAGTTAACATCATGACACAAATTAAAGAGAAACTAAGTCAATTAACACCCAGCCAACCATTGGGTTGTGTCCAAATCTCAGGGGAAGGATGCACAGCAGCCACAATACCCCCGGGAAATACAGGACAGAGTTTCTAAAGGCGGCACAGACAAAATCTCTTGCCACATCTCCTCAAAGCTCATCTTTAAGCTTTGCTTCTTCTTCATCCATTTCTGAAAGGGCCTCCTCCATTTCGTCCTTtgtatcctcctcctcctcctcatcgatttcatcatcttcatcatcgcCATCTTCACCATCCTCACCATCCTCCTCAACTTCGGTGTCTTGTTCTTTagtcttctcctcttcttcttttcgtTTCAGGTCATCTTGCTCCTGTTTCATTTTTCTCTCTGGTTCCTGTGAGGGAAGGTTTAGATAGTTACACCCCATGTCTCTTAATCTGTTCAGTATCTCACTGACAAACGCTTCACGAGTTgtacaaaagacaaaatgtggtaaaaaacaaacaaacggcaTACCTTTGTCACACCCCATGTCTCATTTGTAATGTCTTCTGCTTCCTTCACATCGTCGGTGACTAGGAAGTTGTCAAAGATGGTTCCAGATTTCACCTGAGATAAACAGTAGCAAATGTTACACTATAGCTTATTGCTACGACAACAACGTTACTATTCAAAGATGAACTAAATGTATCTCTCACCTGCCAAAGATCAAGACCTAAAACAGAAATTTTGTCAAACTTGTAGATGTTTGAATCAGCACTGTATTCAGGATTGTCAATCTCGGGATGCACCCAGGGTCCTTTGTAGTTGGGGTTGTCCACCTGTTTGGGTTTCCATTCTccctgcaaaacaaaacaggtattTATCAGGCTGCAAGGACCTTAGGAGAGtaaatgctaaacatttctCAGGCAGAGGCGATCACAAAGCTTTAGCCTACCTTGTACTCTGGGTTAGGGATCATGGGTGGCTCCCACTCTCCATCCATATCCACGTCCCAGTCAGTCAGGCTTTTTAGCATCAGGGTCTGGAATGTTCTCAGATCTGTCCCAGtcctaaaaaaaataaaaaataaaatctcaaaatGGAAACTGAATTTACAGAATTGTGAACgtaaatttagtttttttaagcACATGACAGTTGTGGAAATCtagagagaaataaatggaaaaacacTCCAGTCAGCATTTCCCACGTAATTAAGAGCACGTTCAGTCAATGCAAAGCAGAACAAAAGGTTAATTTTATGCAGGAAGTTGACTAACTTTACTGCTTGATTACAATAATAAAGCTCCTTCACCTCAGGCTTGGTGTCATCAGCATCATCCATCTTGGCATTGTCATCCCAGTCCTCTGGCTTCTTGGCTTCGGGGTCCTTAATGTTCTTAGGAGGCAGGAAGTCCCAGTCTTCCTCCAGACTGCCAGATTCTACCTTCTCATTATCAATCTTGACCTC from Cottoperca gobio chromosome 17, fCotGob3.1, whole genome shotgun sequence carries:
- the LOC115022064 gene encoding epidermal growth factor receptor substrate 15-like 1 isoform X1, yielding MAAFMTLSQLTSGNPAYENYYRQLDPGNTGKISAGDAAQFLKKSGLSDSTLGKIWDLADSERKGYLDRRGFFIAVRLVASAQGGNDISLNNLNQNLAAPKFKDTNSPLLNVSTTGPDSQWAIRPDEKGMFEGIFESLCPLNGLLPGDKVRPVLINSKLPLDALGKIWDLSDVDKDGHLDKDEFTVAMHLVYRAMDSEPVPTALPTSLIPPSKRKKSAGTLPGAVAVLPALSGFMAGPASLKESLRSTPPLVSASPFSTSTVNLSPKHSFKSSSPPVVNWVVPLADRERYDEIFKKADSDNDGLVNGTEVIEIFMQSSLSQTMLAQIWGLADTKQTGKLTREQFSLALYLIQQKVTKGVDPPSTLTTDMIPPSERTAASAASTIYAGLMSAVRPELATLANMRRDSTSSTGSAELTGIKELDDLSQEIAQLQREKFILEQEIREKEETIRQQNSEVQDMQNGLDRESSSLQDLDSQKQDAQERLEEMDQQRSKLEGMLNDVKQKCQEESQMISSLQNQIRSQETDLRSQEDELSRTKTDLSRLQDEEVMLEESLLSGRVQLDSITKSLKTTQEEINQARSKLSLIQDNQKEVTRTIEQYNSALSDINGGNFSNLPDLSEGFAEKENGGFRSADGSFKSKIALFNNSGAKESPADPFQTEDPFKSDPFQDPFGGDPFKESDPFKGTSSEDFFKRTDKSNQFGSPDPFGRKPTPPAKPSGLSSGDTFTSNSPKPDGFGTVDPFGNNSFGSKMGGGFADFSQMSKKSDNPVLPSKKNVPNRPAPPYGSECAKFGNESQQLEWVKRESEREEQERLRKLRLQEQQDLELAIALSRADMPSA
- the LOC115022064 gene encoding epidermal growth factor receptor substrate 15-like 1 isoform X2, which codes for MAAFMTLSQLTSGNPAYENYYRQLDPGNTGKISAGDAAQFLKKSGLSDSTLGKIWDLADSERKGYLDRRGFFIAVRLVASAQGGNDISLNNLNQNLAAPKFKDTNSPLLNVSTTGPDSQWAIRPDEKGMFEGIFESLCPLNGLLPGDKVRPVLINSKLPLDALGKIWDLSDVDKDGHLDKDEFTVAMHLVYRAMDSEPVPTALPTSLIPPSKRKKSAGTLPGAVAVLPALSGFMAGPASLKESLRSTPPLVSASPFSTSTVNLSPKHSFKSSSPPVVNWVVPLADRERYDEIFKKADSDNDGLVNGTEVIEIFMQSSLSQTMLAQIWGLADTKQTGKLTREQFSLALYLIQQKVTKGVDPPSTLTTDMIPPSERTAASAASTDSTSSTGSAELTGIKELDDLSQEIAQLQREKFILEQEIREKEETIRQQNSEVQDMQNGLDRESSSLQDLDSQKQDAQERLEEMDQQRSKLEGMLNDVKQKCQEESQMISSLQNQIRSQETDLRSQEDELSRTKTDLSRLQDEEVMLEESLLSGRVQLDSITKSLKTTQEEINQARSKLSLIQDNQKEVTRTIEQYNSALSDINGGNFSNLPDLSEGFAEKENGGFRSADGSFKSKIALFNNSGAKESPADPFQTEDPFKSDPFQDPFGGDPFKESDPFKGTSSEDFFKRTDKSNQFGSPDPFGRKPTPPAKPSGLSSGDTFTSNSPKPDGFGTVDPFGNNSFGSKMGGGFADFSQMSKKSDNPVLPSKKNVPNRPAPPYGSECAKFGNESQQLEWVKRESEREEQERLRKLRLQEQQDLELAIALSRADMPSA